From a region of the Acidobacteriota bacterium genome:
- a CDS encoding putative toxin-antitoxin system toxin component, PIN family gives MIRIVLDTNVLLSGLFFGGPPGEILQAWRGGLIQIVVSTEILEEYWQTGERLAEKYRHVDLEPFLRLVAIRSRLVDPVVLEEQVCIDPDDDKFLACAVALDCEFVISGDKALVEVEEYRGVNILTPREFVDQHLPARGPSS, from the coding sequence TTGATTCGCATCGTCCTCGACACGAACGTGTTGCTGTCCGGGCTCTTCTTCGGTGGTCCTCCGGGAGAAATTCTGCAAGCTTGGCGCGGCGGGCTGATACAGATCGTCGTGTCCACAGAGATTCTTGAGGAATACTGGCAAACTGGCGAAAGGCTGGCCGAAAAATACCGTCATGTCGATCTGGAGCCTTTCCTCCGGCTAGTAGCGATCAGATCGAGGCTTGTAGACCCCGTTGTACTTGAGGAACAGGTCTGCATAGACCCAGACGACGACAAGTTCCTGGCCTGCGCCGTGGCATTGGATTGTGAATTCGTCATCAGCGGCGACAAGGCGCTAGTAGAAGTCGAGGAGTATCGAGGAGTGAACATCCTGACACCGAGGGAGTTTGTGGATCAACATCTGCCCGCGAGGGGCCCAAGCTCGTAG
- a CDS encoding toll/interleukin-1 receptor domain-containing protein, with amino-acid sequence MRVFISHSSKAKPAVEALAIFLRRRGIEAWLDKWEIAAGDDIVASINQGG; translated from the coding sequence ATGCGCGTATTTATCAGTCATTCATCCAAGGCCAAGCCCGCAGTTGAGGCGCTGGCCATCTTTCTGCGCCGGCGCGGAATCGAGGCCTGGCTGGACAAGTGGGAGATTGCAGCCGGCGACGACATCGTGGCTTCCATCAATCAGGGCGGGTGA
- a CDS encoding ScyD/ScyE family protein: MIRHKFRLLLLLLLTLCGGPLCHLIAQCQVSAVTAGLRAPVKIVFSGSDHLIVTEAGNGPNTGRISVVDVTSGIRRTLVEGLPSGFSPPDNAPSGPSGIALRGRTLYLAIGNGDVTVAGAVPGTDVPNPIPSSPIFSSVLALHFSNYVEDSTAGFALTLEDHEALSERSQLKLDNGMGDKLTIRLIADFQDWVADPRPGEPNAVRHSNPFGLAVLDDELYLNDASMNSIRVIQLTTGDSETLTTLPPLPNTRPFGPPLVEPVPDSIRALSSQELLVTLLSGFPFPPGQARVLQVDRETGAAEALITGLTSAIDVLPYRSFGNEMSYLTLEFSADMLVPGTPGRLRLFSPGSSPVDLSTCLITPTSMARDQQSGDIYVSEIFTGRIVRVVP, translated from the coding sequence ATGATTCGTCACAAGTTTCGTTTGTTGTTGTTGCTGCTTCTTACCCTGTGCGGAGGGCCCCTGTGTCACCTGATTGCCCAGTGCCAGGTCTCGGCCGTGACGGCAGGTCTACGGGCTCCCGTGAAGATTGTTTTCAGTGGCTCCGACCACCTCATCGTTACGGAAGCCGGGAATGGACCCAACACGGGGCGCATTTCAGTGGTCGACGTGACCAGCGGGATCAGGCGAACGCTCGTCGAGGGCTTGCCTTCGGGGTTTTCGCCGCCCGATAACGCTCCCAGCGGGCCCAGCGGCATCGCTCTGCGCGGCCGGACGCTCTACTTGGCAATCGGCAACGGAGACGTCACGGTTGCCGGTGCTGTCCCAGGCACAGACGTTCCTAACCCTATTCCTTCCTCGCCGATCTTCAGCTCGGTCCTGGCGTTACACTTCAGTAACTACGTTGAGGACTCAACCGCCGGTTTCGCCTTGACGCTGGAGGATCACGAAGCCCTGAGTGAACGGTCTCAGCTCAAGCTGGACAACGGTATGGGCGACAAGCTGACGATCCGTCTTATCGCGGACTTCCAGGACTGGGTTGCGGACCCAAGACCGGGGGAACCGAACGCTGTGCGCCATTCCAATCCTTTTGGGTTGGCGGTGCTCGATGACGAGCTCTACTTGAACGACGCCAGCATGAACTCGATCCGGGTCATCCAACTGACCACCGGGGACAGCGAAACACTGACGACCCTTCCGCCACTGCCCAACACGCGGCCATTCGGTCCTCCCCTCGTCGAACCGGTTCCAGACAGCATCCGGGCTCTCTCTTCACAGGAACTTCTGGTCACTCTCCTAAGCGGGTTCCCCTTCCCTCCGGGCCAGGCACGGGTGCTCCAGGTCGACCGGGAAACCGGCGCCGCCGAGGCGCTCATCACGGGTCTCACCTCCGCCATCGATGTTCTCCCCTATCGGAGCTTTGGTAACGAGATGTCGTATCTCACCCTCGAATTCAGCGCCGATATGCTGGTTCCGGGCACGCCGGGGCGGCTGAGGCTCTTTTCCCCCGGTAGTTCGCCGGTTGACCTCTCCACATGCCTTATCACACCTACTAGCATGGCCCGCGATCAGCAAAGCGGCGACATCTATGTGTCGGAGATTTTCACTGGCAGAATCGTGCGAGTTGTCCCCTAA